In Tepidimonas taiwanensis, the following are encoded in one genomic region:
- the mutM gene encoding bifunctional DNA-formamidopyrimidine glycosylase/DNA-(apurinic or apyrimidinic site) lyase, with protein sequence MPELPEVEVTRTRVAPHLEGARVAAVRMGLPLRWPLGVAPQALTGRRVVAVRRRGKYLLFELDQGLLLLHLGMSGSLRWLTVPEPAGRHDHFDLVTDRGTLRLHDPRRFGAVVYADRQDDPMAQRLLGGLGVEPLEDAFEPQQFHAALRGRRAPIKTVLMAGDVVVGVGNIYANESLFLARIRPTTPAMRLSRARVARLHGAVREVLQRALAVGGSTLRDFSADGHMGCFQLETWVYDRAGQPCRVCGTPIRCIRQGQRSTYFCPRCQAR encoded by the coding sequence ATGCCCGAGTTGCCGGAAGTCGAAGTGACCCGCACGCGCGTCGCGCCTCATCTGGAGGGCGCGCGCGTCGCGGCGGTGCGGATGGGGTTGCCCCTGCGCTGGCCGCTGGGCGTGGCCCCGCAGGCGCTGACCGGTCGCCGGGTGGTGGCCGTGCGGCGCCGGGGGAAATACCTGCTGTTCGAGCTGGATCAGGGGCTGTTGCTGCTGCACCTGGGGATGTCCGGGAGCCTGCGCTGGCTGACGGTGCCCGAACCCGCCGGGCGGCACGACCACTTCGACCTCGTGACGGACCGGGGGACGCTACGGCTGCACGACCCGCGGCGCTTCGGTGCCGTGGTGTACGCGGATCGGCAGGACGACCCCATGGCGCAGCGCCTGCTGGGCGGGCTGGGCGTGGAGCCGCTGGAGGACGCCTTCGAGCCGCAGCAATTCCACGCGGCGCTGCGCGGCCGGCGCGCGCCGATCAAGACCGTGCTGATGGCGGGCGACGTGGTCGTTGGCGTGGGCAATATCTACGCCAACGAGTCGCTCTTTCTGGCCCGCATCCGACCCACGACACCGGCGATGCGACTCAGCCGCGCGCGCGTGGCGCGGCTGCACGGTGCGGTGCGCGAGGTGCTGCAGCGCGCGCTGGCGGTGGGCGGCAGCACGCTGCGTGACTTCAGCGCCGACGGGCACATGGGGTGCTTCCAGCTCGAGACGTGGGTGTACGACCGCGCGGGGCAGCCGTGCCGGGTGTGCGGCACGCCGATCCGCTGCATCCGGCAGGGGCAGCGTTCGACCTATTTCTGTCCGCGCTGCCAGGCGCGGTAG